A part of Setaria viridis chromosome 8, Setaria_viridis_v4.0, whole genome shotgun sequence genomic DNA contains:
- the LOC117834465 gene encoding DUF724 domain-containing protein 3, whose amino-acid sequence MAAGRAPPLTGRRRRRRRGWSAPRKAPPQPQPPRSPSPSAPPLLPPGTDVEVRLDGDGYYGTWYAATVVSFASARGDGLPAEYTVSYADLQDDNGGGALEESFAPTHVRPRPPPPDPESPPPRFLPHDAVEAFHNCGWWSGIVLSASPAAVAVAFPISREVIQFSPSLVRPRRDYVGGGEWVPSRSVIAVRPEGEVRVYQAGEKVEVGRVQEVYGYSWFPATVAKVIDDLSYVVEYSDLEEEGGGEAEKATEYLHWQFIRPAVEHSPQESEFWLGPGAAVEAYCDGAWSAAVVRKIVGDGEFKVSINGSKARKLVTKVVEFLKPHYSWDDGKHWSIVSAKRQANSRWSSASGKRTRSNNVTFSDDEHCRDPEYSGAKKSRKELQPKVAVLAEDSEHASLSMMGTPLSAVEDSPGTQQPQKLMPLTMCKISQREKVFNFVRFTLQRKFESTKSTQQLLDSTEGTINTNEVTYQEPLALVPLSFESDSNDIDVQGSKLDEGLTSPSGGCQKTRDADALRNKTGTQVPFVKTSHFWSEIDESDVFKEFPQQPHFLPLQQYLPGLREGKALGLMVSFDLFVKSIRKSSIADNEGSFEEAKGVLAELKTNGFDVQYFETLLDKAIKVKFEYTKHLEEKSAVVAQKLGAISSLSKNDSLLCEVDQAMAELEEKLEHLRQKGQLIEKAKEDDEEKLSKLSVVESSVQKALDADKQQFQRIFAGMLQKQLT is encoded by the exons ATGGCGGCCGGCCGCGCACCGCCgctcaccggccgccgccgccgccgccggcgcggttGGAGCGCTCCGAGGAAGGCCCCGCCTCAGCCCCAGCCTCCGCGCTCCCCGTCCCCTTcggcgccgcccctcctgccTCCCGGCACCGACGTCGAGGTccgcctcgacggcgacgggtaCTACGGCACCTGGTACGCGGCCACCGTCGTCAGCTTCGCCTCCGCCCGCGGCGACGGCCTCCCAGCGGAGTACACCGTCTCGTACGCGGACCTCCAAGacgacaatggcggcggcgccctcgagGAGTCGTTCGCCCCTACCCATGTCCGGCCGCGGCCCCCGCCCCCGGACCCGgagtccccgccgccgcgattCCTCCCCCACGACGCCGTCGAGGCCTTCCACAACTGCGGCTGGTGGTCCGGCATCGTCctctccgcctcccccgccgccgtcgccgtcgcgttcCCCATCTCCCGCGAGGTAATCCAGTTCTCGCCCAGCCTCGTCCGGCCCCGCCGCGACTACGTTGGCGGCGGTGAGTGGGTCCCGTCGCGGTCCGTCATCGCCGTCCGGCCAGAGGGCGAGGTTAGGGTGTACCAGGCCGGCGAGAAGGTCGAGGTGGGGAGGGTCCAGGAGGTGTACGGCTACTCCTGGTTCCCCGCGACGGTGGCGAAGGTAATCGATGACCTCAGCTATGTCGTTGAGTACTCCGATCTGGAAGAGGAAGGGGGCGGCGAAGCCGAGAAGGCGACGGAGTACCTGCATTGGCAGTTTATCCGGCCGGCCGTGGAGCACTCACCACAGGAGAGCGAGTTCTGGCTGGGGCCTGGCGCTGCCGTGGAGGCGTATTGTGATGGGGCGTGGTCAGCGGCAGTGGTGCGCAAGATTGTCGGGGATGGTGAGTTTAAGGTCAGTATCAATGGCAGCAAAGCCAGGAAGCTGGTGACCAAGGTGGTAGAGTTTCTGAAGCCGCACTACAGCTGGGATGATGGCAAGCATTGGAGCATTGTGAGTGCTAAG AGACAGGCTAATTCCAGGTGGTCGTCTGCATCTGGAAAACGTACAAGGTCAAATAATGTGACATTCAGTGATGATGAACATTGTCGTGATCCTGAGTATTCTGGGGCCAAAAAGTCAAGGAAAGAATTGCAGCCAAAGGTGGCCGTATTAGCTGAAGATTCTGAACATGCTTCACTTTCTATGATGGGCACTCCCTTATCTGCAGTGGAAGACTCTCCG GGCACTCAACAGCCCCAAAAACTGATGCCTTTGACAAT GTGCAAAATCAGCCAGAGAGAAAAAGTATTCAACTTTGTAAGGTTTACACTTCAAAGAAAA TTCGAGAGTACAAAATCCACTCAGCAGCTACTTGACAGTACTGAGGGTACAATAAACACAAATGAAGTGACATATCAAGAACCTTTAGCATTGGTTCCTTTGAGCTTTGAGTCAGATTCCAATG ATATTGATGTACAAGGTAGTAAGCTCGACGAAGGGCTGACTTCTCCCAGCGGTGGCTGTCAAAAAACTAGAGATGCTGATGCGCTTAGGAACAAAACTGGTACCCAAGTTCCATTCGTCAAGACCTCACACTTCTGGTCTGAAATTGATGAAAGCGATGTGTTCAAGGAGTTTCCGCAGCAACCACATTTTCTTCCACTTCAGCAATATTTGCCTGGACTACGAGAAGGAAAGGCTCTTGGTCTGATGGTGTCATTCGACCTCTTCGTGAAAAGTATAAGGAAATCAAGCATAGCAGACAATGAAGGATCATTTGAAGAGGCAAAAGGCGTACTTGCTGAACTAAAGACTAACGGATTTGACGTTCAGTATTTTGAAACTTTGCTGGATAAAGCGATTAAGGTGAAATTTGAATACACTAAACATCTTGAAGAGAAATCCGCAGTTGTAGCACAGAAGCTTGGAGCAATAAGTTCCCTGTCAAAAAACGATTCATTACTTTGTGAAGTTGATCAAGCGATGGCTGAGCTTGAAGAGAAACTTGAGCACCTTCGCCAGAAAGGACAACTGATTGAGAAGGCTAAAGAAGATGATGAGGAAAAACTCTCCAAACTGAGCGTGGTGGAAAGCAGTGTCCAGAAAGCGCTTGATGCTGACAAACAACAGTTTCAAAGAATCTTTGCTGGTATGCTACAGAAGCAGCTAACTTGA
- the LOC140220275 gene encoding uncharacterized protein — MGQEAHYHHTLPTSTAAAATAPARGVDGKVGRRAGLGRAARLAPSACLGRGRGRRSSSLRCRPHHHGVRLPPPPPPKHPRPPPPGPPAPGTRRPLPPRGEIKAAIGQTAAAATHEQGRGWSTVSTAITCSRGAAHSGRHRRRIAKLKTIAFPPKPVRHLPSISLRRLLPRPRPLTVVVPGGGGWFRLGRRRKTPAEDLAAVALSLALAGDRLTALAEAWNASGLGQALGILAVVLGRGRRTRGSRFRRLVAFLLGVTFCALICHLRGAALLDGLQKSGGGWRLLRIFLVFLSSCSSA, encoded by the coding sequence ATGGGGCAGGAGGCGCACTACCACCACACGCTCCCCACGTCCACCGCTGCTGCCGCAACTGCCCCTGCGCGAGGTGTGGACGGCAAGGTCGGCCGGCGAGCCGGgctcggccgcgccgcccggcttGCGCCCTCCGCCTGCCTCggccgggggagagggaggaggagctcctcaCTGCGGTGCCGGCCTCACCACCACGGAgtccgcctccctcctcctccgcctcccaagCACCCACGCCCACCCCCGCCTGGGCCACCTGCTCCAGGAACCCGCCGGCCTCTGCCTCCCAGGGGTGAAATCAAGGCCGCCATAGGACAgacggcagcggcagcgacCCATGAGCAAGGTCGAGGATGGAGCACCGTCTCAACCGCCATCACCTGCAGCCGTGGTGCCGCACAcagcggccgccaccgccgccgcatcgcGAAGCTCAAGACAATCGCATTCCCGCCGAAGCCCGTGCGCCACCTCCCCTCCATCTCCCTTCGCCGCCTTCTTCCCCGCCCGCGCCCCCTCACGgtcgtcgtccccggcggcggcgggtggtttAGGCTGggtaggaggaggaagacgccAGCCGAGGACCTCGCGGCGGTCGCGCTCTCCCTGGCGCTCGCCGGCGACAGGCTCACGGCGCTCGCGGAGGCCTGGAATGCGTCCGGCCTGGGCCAGGCGCTCGGCATCTTGGCTGTGGTGTTGGGGAGGGGCCGGAGGACGCGAGGCAGTAGGTTCAGACGGCTTGTGGCGTTCCTGCTCGGGGTCACGTTCTGCGCGCTCATCTGCCACCTGAGGGGCGCGGCGCTCTTGGACGGGCTCCAGAAGTCTGGCGGCGGCTGGAGGTTGCTTCGAATTTTTCTGGTTTTTCTCAGTTCCTGTTCGTCTGCGTGA